The Neodiprion pinetum isolate iyNeoPine1 chromosome 5, iyNeoPine1.2, whole genome shotgun sequence genome segment GTATGAGTTTCGATAAATAAGGGACCAAGAAACGGTTTCGACAGTAAAAATCtttacttacaattttttttaccaataatGACACTGTTTTACAAAATCATGTTCCCCCGTCACGCGTCTGCAATTATTCATTCGTAGCGACTGTATAGCGGCAGCAGCTGCACTTGCAACAGCCATGCATGCGGTATAAGTATTAGCTCAACTAATTTGATGGTTTAATCAATTTCCACCACGACCCGTCGAGAGTTTAATAGTGACGTCATCATTTCCAACGGGCACAATAGGGTTAATCTCGCTAGGACGGGTTAATATTCGGTGAGTTAACAGAGTTTCAAATCCAGACAGGGCCGTACGTCCCACACTCGGAACTATaagcccccctccccccctctccGTTCTCCCGCATACCCGGTGAAAACGCGAATGTAACGCATGTTCCTTCGCAACTCCGGCTACTTGCTGGATTTCTACGTGGGACACAATTGaggatttggaaaaaaaagtataacatGTCaactgaaataatgaaaaatgtattaaatCCCATGACTATTACGGCGGTACTGTTATTACCAATGATCGAAAGATTACGCAAACAAAGACGTGATTACGACGAGGAAGAAGCCAGGAAGAGGGGCTGAAAAATCAGGACTCGAATAACGGAGGAAAAGTTGGAATTTGGGATTTTTGGTGTTTCGTTTAGTTCGTCCCTGAATGCAGATTTCGAGCTCGCGTATTAGGTAGGTACGCAGTTAGGCAATAACCGCTGTCAATAAAGGAGGAACCCCGCGGAACGGTAAAGCGGCGGCGGGACCGAGAAGAGCGACGAGCGAAGAGGGATGAAGGCGAGAGGCGAGGAGGGAGGATGAGGAGCAGAGGCTGGCTGCCGCTTGGAGTGGTCCGCGCACTCGAAAATGCTACTCGCTAAATTAGGTGGGTTATATATGGGTTTCGTTTCATTTGCGAGCAAACTTTAATAAACGCTAAAATTGCGTAAAAGAGCAAGGTTTTCAAACGGTGAATTGAGGGCGCTGATTTCACTGATCCGGACTATATTGAGTTTCTGTAGCTATGCGGCTACGTAGACTGCATACACACGGACGTTACGTACTCTATGCCTCACCCACGCCTCAACTTTTAGTGTTACTGTAATAATGTAGAATTGTTTCTTGACCTCGATTAAGATATGGAAGTCCGTGAGgcgaacaattttttaagcTCACGTTTCGACCCACCTCAGAAAgattgttttatttgtttcacatCCGTTACAACTAACTGTAATAATATACTACGtaatagatattttttatgGGACATAGTGCAGGGCAACCGCGTAATGTTTCGTTTAATGCACAAGGATGATGTTCTTTGTAAGTAGTCGATGAGCGTACTCCAAAGACAATAAAGAGCAAAATGGCGGACGTTGACACGCTTCAGATTTCTCTTACCTTATAAAATCGTTTTTAGCACTCGCTAGATACCTAGCGCTACTTCACTTCGCACATAAAAATGGCAAGAATAGGTCGATTATGGTTCCAACTTTGACCACGGCATAAATCGCCAATATTTATCTCGCGAAATTTTTGCTAGAAAGTGTACGGATGCAGActgtttaaattaattattcattcaaacaTTCAAGCGTACATTACTGTTATACTCACAATAAGAAGTCCATAAACGGCTCAAAGGTAAATTTACAATAACCGCGATTGTGGTGAATTTGAACATTGTCCAGGGTTTTTTAATAACGCAACTATTTTATGGTCGTGCAATAAAACAATTGAAGACTCCTGTGGACGGTTGAATACAGTCCTAATAGCTCGATAATCACCCAAAAGACTAATAATCCGCTGCAGCGATTTTAAGTCCTGCTAACTTATACCATCGGTATGAGCGGATTCCACTAATTGTTTGCCAGAAGTGTTTAAGCTTATCGTGAAACAAATGAACGCGACCTCGTTAAAACCATTTCGAAGATTATCTCTCAACATTTATTATTCAGATTTCAACACATCCTTGGAATAAATGTCCAGAAGTTTTGTCTTTCACCTAATGCGTGACTGGATTACTGATAACTCAGAATTACTAAGTACTTTCTTTAAATGTATCTAGTTTGTACCTACatataaattgcaaatttttgaatgTTGGTGAAGGAACAGCGTTTAGGCAAAGAATGTTTCGTGGGTTCGTCTGAAACAGATTTGCAGGCAATAACCATTCTCCGACATATCGTGATTTGACTCACCCAGAATAAGGCAGATAATATGTGTAGagaaattcatgaaattcaGGGTCTATATCTTCGTATAGATAGAACGTATGTATACAGGCGGAATAAAATGCCTCATTCAAACGGAAACATCAAAGAGCTCAGTTTTCACATAGGAAtggaaattattaaattcatgGAATTAAAtcagagttgaaaaatattctcaattgtGACTATTGGAAACGTGCCCGACAAAGGAATCGCACGTGCCGCTGCTGCCTCTATACATTCTACCAAAGTGGCGACTGCTGTCTGCTCCCAACATTCCCAAGTCGTCTGCAGCATCGAtttaatataatgtaaaaaaaaatcaaactccTCCGACTGAGTGCCtagacatttttattcccCTCTTAGATTTGATATAAAAaactcttcttcttttttctcatcgtttTTGAAAggattttaaagaaaatttccacCACAGTGGACAGCCGCGATTACTCATACTTCAAACTGAAACTGAACAAAATTTGAGATTCGAGCAACATTTCCTTTCATATAGTAAGAGCAGGAAcgagtgaaaattattaccgACTTAAATTTGGCGTAAGAATATAATTCTGCAATCGTATGATTCCAGGATACACCAATAACGTTATGAAAATACGATTAATCCGAAGTATAGTAGAACTTGGATTAAAATAACATTCCATTATACAACTGACGGACCActaaaatgcttttttttataagtataCTCGGGTTCCAAACTTGACTATCTCACTTTAATAGTGAATGGGTCCCACAGTCTGAATCAAAAGataggaaacgaaaaaaatcaccttttgaaaaatgtcctGCCAAATCATTGGCACCAACGATAGTCAAGATCTATTAATCGACATCCTACTATGTAACAGAAATGAATTTCAGCAGCTTTGAATAGCAGAAGGtaaaatattaacaatttaagaatgtttttcataattagaacgttcaaaataattatactcTAGTGTTTTTTAATCCAATCTTAATGAGTTTGCGAACATTTTGACCGCTGATTAGATTCCCACAGATACTTTGAAAAGCATCCCAGACGTCTTACAGTATAGTATAGTTATAACGCGCAAATATAATTGTAACCAACTCTGTTGCACAATGTTTACACGAATCTATTTTTATCCACTCTGGGAATTAACTATTTGTAAAGAAAatgagccaaaaaacgattaaACCGAACCAAAATCACcaaagtataataattgtaaacGTCCTAACTTAAACACTTTATCTGCAATTGTCGATATCTCAGCTTTGCTCATTCAAATATGCGCAATTCATTGGTGCAAATATTAATGCTAAATAATTTTaagagtttctttttttccaatttttcattcagacTCTAGTGTCCATTCATCTCTAAAGTTTGCCATTTCATTGAAAGAGGCGGCCCCAGAGTCTGGAAAATCGAATCGAGCGCTAGGCGTAGAAAATTATGTATAGGTCAGACATACCTCGGAGCGTCAGAAGCGCTCATACGGAATAAAAGGGAAGTTGATTGGACGAACAGGACGCGTTAAGTCCGCTACTACTTGCCGCGATGGTCAGACCACTGAGTGGCAGATAATAAGTAGTAAGTATCGGTTGTTGATAGACGGACCTTAGTTTTCAAGCACGCGCCGAAACGTTGCATTAGGCGAATGGCCACGTGGCGCAAGCTGCAGCGAATCGCGAGTTAATCAGCGATCATGTAGTGGAATTTCCTCGTAGATCGTGGAACTCGTCTGATCACACGCCCCGTTGAACGTAAGAGGATAATCGGACGCGGGTGTTTCTCAGTATCCGatataattgtaatatatGCATACGTTGTCGGTCGTAATCGGATTTTTTTAAAGCTTGTCTTTTTCGGCGCTGCTTCCCAACAATAAACTGAATTACCATCGAAGCAAAAAGGTGGGTAGTCGAAGATTCAGATATTTTCCGTCATCGATAAGTGAAGATTCTTGCAGGGTAAAAATTTTAgtgcaaaatttcgaaatttcttaTCGAATTTCTTCGTTAACCTTCTGCAAAGAGATACGATTCACGAAATTGGATCGACTTTGTTAGAGGAAGTATTTGGAGAATGTTTTAATGGAGTTGCAGAGAATAACTCCCGCCAAAAATATAAGAGGAATGATGGAACGGATAAACGCTGCTTAGTatacttttcaaatattgcaATTCTTTCTATTCGTGTCACAACTCCTGTATCCAGTCTAACGTAGCTAAGGAGTGCTTCTGATTTGTTGAAATACAATTAAAGTTTATTTCGCGGTTTTGGATTTTGATCGCGGTATCTTAGTTTCGGGAAAAACGTACGGGAATGGCAAGCGATCGAGATTGATCCAAAATCATTATAACTGTcatgattttcgaaaattaataaacaaaatgtCACGAAGTAAACGATCGTTGCGTCCATCGAATCGACTGCAAGTCGCCTGAAGATTTAATAACGGTAGAATCAAAGGAGAGAAGATATCGAATGAAGTatcaaaaacattgaaatataTGTTTCAGGGAATAATCATCAGGAGAAAATCATGACTGACAATGGGAATAATAAGGGAAATCGCGTTGTTTTAGTAACGGGATTTGGCCCGTTCGCAGGGCATCCGAAAAATGCGAGCTGGGAAGCGGTTAAGGAACTCAAAAATTCGGATCTGGAGGATGTCTGCAACGTGACCATGGTCGCAATGGAAGTTCCGGTAGCTTATGAGAGTGTCTCACATCTGATACCGAAACTATGGTTGGAGCACAAACCCATGGTAATCACATGATCAAACACCGTGTAATCTAATCTCTGCGGAGTTATTTGCATGGAAAATTTCTGAACTTTGaccaaattttattcaataaagtAGATAAACCgaatcttcttttttcattcctttcaAGAGACAAAAGTTACCGAGCGGAAACTTGTttgatttttggtttttaatccttttcttcgtttcaCTGATTAATCTATCTTATCTATTTTtccctattttttttctgcagcTTGTGGTGCACATTGGGGTTTCCGGCATGGCGAATTGTCTGGAGTTGGAATGCCGAGCGCACGGAAGTGGCTACAATAAATTGGACGTGTTTCAAAGCCTTCCGATTGCGGAAAACGAATTACTAGAGGATCCCGGGGAAGTTATAGAGACCGGTATAAACGTAAAGAGAATTTGCGACGAGCTGAATTGCCGCGATGATTCGATATCTTCCAACGACGAGGGCTGCAGAGCCGTTTTGTCAAAAGACGCAGGCTTGTATCTCTGCGAATACATATTTCGCAAGTCTCTTGAGATACGATCTGACAATACGATTTTCGTTCATGTACCCGACCTAAATGTCTACCCCGCAACTAAAAGCGCCAAGGGATTGTACCACGTGATACGACTGGCTCTCGAAGAGCTTGACGCTGCTAAAAATTGATCTAAtcttagtaaaaaaaaaaaacgatcgagACAAAGGGAAAAGTTTGTTTCgcattgaatttaaaataatcGGCGAAAGGA includes the following:
- the LOC124219976 gene encoding pyroglutamyl-peptidase 1; this translates as MTDNGNNKGNRVVLVTGFGPFAGHPKNASWEAVKELKNSDLEDVCNVTMVAMEVPVAYESVSHLIPKLWLEHKPMLVVHIGVSGMANCLELECRAHGSGYNKLDVFQSLPIAENELLEDPGEVIETGINVKRICDELNCRDDSISSNDEGCRAVLSKDAGLYLCEYIFRKSLEIRSDNTIFVHVPDLNVYPATKSAKGLYHVIRLALEELDAAKN